TGGACATCATTCCGAGATTGTCCCAGCTGACGGCAACGTACAACCGGGTCCATTGGTATGAAGGGGCTTTAATTGCCGGATCTTTTATCGGCACGGTGGCCGATTTCTGGCGATGGTCCGTTCCTTTGGGACCGGTTGTGAGTACCGTGATCGGATTGATGTGCGGGATATTCATCGGCATGCTGGCAGCCGCATTGACCGAAGTATTGAATGTATTGCCGATTCTGGCCAAGCGGCTCCGGTTGACGGGCTATTTGTTCGGT
This Paenibacillus sp. JZ16 DNA region includes the following protein-coding sequences:
- a CDS encoding stage V sporulation protein AB, with the translated sequence MMMSILQGIFTCVLGVAGGIAVGGGVIALIIVLDIIPRLSQLTATYNRVHWYEGALIAGSFIGTVADFWRWSVPLGPVVSTVIGLMCGIFIGMLAAALTEVLNVLPILAKRLRLTGYLFGLLMAMVAGKVAGSLFDWFVYSK